Proteins encoded together in one Carassius auratus strain Wakin chromosome 32, ASM336829v1, whole genome shotgun sequence window:
- the LOC113052198 gene encoding diamine acetyltransferase 2-like has product MGFIIRAATLEDCKDISRMILELAEYEKVSDQVKITQRDLEQDGFSKNPFFHGIIAEVPEDLKSKEGHTKVGYALYFYTYSSWKGRAVYMEDLYVMPEFRGKGIGKALMSKVSQLGLAAGCTQLNFTVLDWNKSSLDFYLKQGCWDVTSDLGYHCMRCEGVALEHLAQGDL; this is encoded by the exons ATGGGATTCATAATCCGGGCCGCCACGCTCGAGGACTGCAAGGACATCTCGCGCATGATACTG GAACTGGCAGAGTATGAGAAGGTTTCTGACCAGGTCAAGATTACACAAAGAG ATCTGGAGCAGGATGGATTCTCTAAAAACCCTTTTTTCCATGGAATCATTGCTGAAGTGCCAGAGGACCTTAAATCCAAAGAGG GTCATACCAAGGTTGGTTACGCTCTGTACTTCTACACATACAGTTCATGGAAAGGTCGGGCGGTGTACATGGAGGATCTGTATGTGATGCCAGAGTTCAGAG GGAAAGGCATTGGCAAGGCTCTGATGTCCAAAGTGTCCCAG CTTGGTCTGGCTGCTGGTTGCACCCAGCTGAATTTCACTGTACTGGACTGGAACAAATCATCTCTTGACTTCTACCTAAAGCAGGGCTGCTGGgatgtgacctctgacctcggcTATCACTGCATGCGCTGTGAAGGCGTTGCCCTTGAACACTTGGCCCAGGGGGACCTTTAA
- the LOC113052197 gene encoding uncharacterized protein LOC113052197: MIDLCRTKSEDCMKDLKAVLGCATLGGLLDKQKHPCDSTKVKKLQLLSSTTMALASFHLMQTLKNSPAALRKRFCRDRTESLSHGDPLFKVHYLGTKKIFSLDLEQAEDAIDRLLDGAPGKLSKDHALVVRPRYVEVKELSTGRQLTKTYLQDIAYCASHTARPNVFLYICRQPGQQLQCRVFWCSRAERAKDMTACLAMSFQRALNDWQGGCATLPQGQGITKEPEIPGTPTAPKGSTLPASLGKVRWKKRGSVSRSPLRAISRRGSASDNWH, from the exons ATGATTGACCTGTGCCGGACCAAAAGCGAAGATTGCATGAAAG ATCTCAAGGCTGTACTCGGCTGCGCCACACTGGGAGGCTTGCTGGATAAGCAGAAGCATCCCTGTGACTCCACAAAAGTGAAAAAACTCCAGCTTCTGTCTTCTACAACGATGGCCTTGGCCTCCTTCCATCTGATGCAAACTCTAAAAAACTCTCCAGCTGctctgcgtaagcgattctgccGCGACCGCACAGAGAGCCTGTCTCACGGTGATCCCCTCTTCAAGGTGCACTACCTTGGCACCAAGAAGATCTTCTCCCTGGATTTAGAGCAGGCGGAGGATGCAATCGATCGACTCCTGGATGGGGCCCCTGGGAAGCTTTCTAAAGATCACGCACTAGTAGTGCGACCCCGATACGTAGAAGTTAAAGAACTAAGCACTGGAAGACAGCTCACCAAGACCTACTTGCAGGATATCGCATACTGTGCCTCGCACACGGCTAGACCCAATGTGTTTCTGTATATCTGCAGGCAGCCCGGTCAGCAGCTACAATGCAGAGTGTTCTGGTGCAGTCGGGCAGAAAGGGCAAAGGACATGACTGCCTGCTTAGCAATGTCTTTTCAGAGAGCGCTCAACGACTGGCAGGGAGGATGTGCCACGTTACCGCAAGGGCAAGGAATCACTAAAGAGCCAGAGATTCCTGGAACACCCACTGCACCCAAAGGGTCAACATTGCCAGCTAGTTTGGGAAAAG TGCGTTGGAAGAAGAGGGGGTCGGTGTCCCGCAGTCCTCTCCGTGCCATTTCCAGAAGAGGTTCTGCAAGTGACAACTGGCACTGA